ATGAACTAGACCACCAAGAAGATCTACACAAGCTCCAAGTTTTAGTGTGTCAATTGGGCATGTTGCCTTTGTTGTTGGTGGTGGAGGGCATGGTTTTCCTTTAGGGGATGGTGTAATAACTGGTGGAACTGTCACGGGTGGAATTCCGATAGGTGGCAAGTTAATAGGAGGTTTTACAATAGGTGGTAAACCAATTGGTGGCTTCAGAACTGGTGGAACTGTCACTGGTGGAATTCCGATAGGTGGCTTAATAACGGGTGGAACGACGGGCGGCAAGTTGATGGGAGGTTTTACAACTGGTGGAACTGTAACTGGTGGAATTCCGATAGGTGGCTTAATAACTGGTGGAACAACTGGTGGCAAGTTGATGGGAGGTTTTACAACTGGTGGAACTGTCACTGGTGGAATTCCGATGGGCGGCTTAATAACTGGTGGAACAACAGGTGGCAAGTTGATAGGTGGTTTTACAATCGGTGGAATTCCAATGGGTGGCAAGTTGATAGGGGGTTTAATACTTGGAGAGGGAGTTTTGGGTTTTTTGGGTTTGTGAGAGGGTTTTCCACAATATCCACAACCAAGAATGGGAGTGAATGAAGAAAGGAAAAGCATGGAAATGAAAAGAAGACATGTTATTTTAGATGACTCCATTTTCCTATGAGGAAAGAGGGAATAGGTTGAGATTTTGGTACAAAGAGTATGGTGTTATATAGATATGAAAGTGAATTGATGATTGGTGAATGCAAACAAAATAAACCCTAAAACCAATGCACGTGAACAAGGGGTCTATATGGCCAATTTTTGCTAGTTGGCAACTCAATTGTCTTGCATGTGCATGAATCTGTATTAGTACTTTTACTTAATCTTGATTATTATGTCTAATCATGATTACTCATGTCAACTTAACAAGGAAGCTCAATAGCTTCACTTGCCATCTATGGGAGGCTCGCTCTGGGAAAGTTCGAATCATTTAGAGCAGGGGCGGATGCACGTATAACGAAGCGGTCTCACGTGATATCGCTTCGTC
Above is a window of Nicotiana tabacum cultivar K326 chromosome 8, ASM71507v2, whole genome shotgun sequence DNA encoding:
- the LOC107788809 gene encoding uncharacterized protein LOC107788809 encodes the protein MESSKITCLLFISMLFLSSFTPILGCGYCGKPSHKPKKPKTPSPSIKPPINLPPIGIPPIVKPPINLPPVVPPVIKPPIGIPPVTVPPVVKPPINLPPVVPPVIKPPIGIPPVTVPPVVKPPINLPPVVPPVIKPPIGIPPVTVPPVLKPPIGLPPIVKPPINLPPIGIPPVTVPPVITPSPKGKPCPPPPTTKATCPIDTLKLGACVDLLGGLVHIGIGDPAVNECCPILHGLVELEAAACLCTTLKVKLLNLKIFVPLALQLLVTCGKTPPPGYTCSL